From a single Drosophila sulfurigaster albostrigata strain 15112-1811.04 chromosome 3, ASM2355843v2, whole genome shotgun sequence genomic region:
- the LOC133845109 gene encoding uncharacterized protein LOC133845109, with protein MHCATRFKRCCNSHMSKDAATATEALAKGARQQQKATPPPKPQRGKRKPSATPTSILCELMRLKAQQKYLECNQVKLNASNFLDDNDPGGDIDIDIGAGEDSLHTASRRPSSGPKVSSLINDIDRLKLELDEKLQKYRIDKRGQLQDMWHYMQTLKEDVFKPERLSLYTVNAVRERIIGLNGQLERLNVQNSKELESLKQEFDQMERENKFVWKDSM; from the coding sequence ATGCATTGTGCAACTCGCTTCAAACGCTGTTGCAACAGTCACATGTCTAAAGACgccgcaacagcaactgagGCACTCGCCAAGGGGgcgcggcagcagcagaaggcgACGCCCCCACCGAAGCCCCAGCGTGGCAAAAGGAAGCCATCGGCCACGCCCACCAGCATACTGTGTGAACTGATGCGCCTCAAGGCACAACAAAAGTACCTCGAATGCAATCAAGTCAAGCTGAATGCCAGCAATTTTCTCGATGACAACGACCCTGGTggcgacatcgacatcgacatcggtGCTGGGGAGGATTCACTCCACACGGCAAGTCGAAGACCTTCGAGCGGTCCCAAAGTCAGCAGTCTCATCAATGACATCGATCGCCTTAAGCTTGAACTCGACGAGAAACTGCAAAAGTATCGCATCGATAAACGTGGCCAATTGCAGGACATGTGGCACTACATGCAGACCCTCAAGGAGGATGTCTTCAAGCCCGAGCGACTAAGTCTCTACACAGTTAATGCTGTGAGGGAGCGCATTATAGGGCTGAATGGTCAACTGGAGCGACTCAACGTGCAAAACTCCAAGGAATTGGAATCCCTGAAGCAGGAGTTTGACCAAATGGAGCGGGAGAATAAATTCGTGTGGAAGGATAGCATGTGA